One Serinicoccus chungangensis genomic window carries:
- a CDS encoding PPOX class F420-dependent oxidoreductase produces MTTPVVQRLGAEQFILLTTFRRSGEGVPTPVWVVPLSDGERIGFYTTTGTGKTKRLRHTPRVLVQPCSRTGTPTPGTTPVQATAEMVHDGAEFEEVQAAVREKYGWQTRVFRILGTLASRRKKLSYGDAVVLVRPEGEITR; encoded by the coding sequence ATGACGACTCCAGTGGTCCAGCGGCTCGGGGCCGAGCAGTTCATCCTGCTCACGACCTTCCGGCGCAGCGGCGAGGGCGTGCCCACGCCGGTCTGGGTGGTGCCGCTGAGCGACGGCGAGCGCATCGGCTTCTACACGACGACGGGCACCGGCAAGACCAAGCGGCTGCGCCACACCCCGCGGGTGCTCGTCCAGCCCTGCTCGCGCACCGGCACGCCGACCCCGGGCACCACGCCCGTCCAGGCGACCGCCGAGATGGTGCACGACGGGGCCGAGTTCGAGGAGGTGCAGGCGGCGGTGCGGGAGAAGTACGGCTGGCAGACCCGGGTGTTCCGCATCCTCGGCACGCTCGCGAGCCGCCGCAAGAAGCTGAGCTACGGCGACGCGGTCGTCCTCGTCCGGCCCGAGGGCGAGATCACCCGCTGA
- a CDS encoding aminoacyl-tRNA deacylase yields the protein MSEERAVAAVEAAGLEHVVTRHGRVGSLEEAARARGVEPRDIVKTLVVRRGEGDHLFVLVPGDREISWPRLRSLLGVNRLSMPDAETAREATGYERGTITPFGSTTAWPVVADASLVGDPQRRISLGAGAHGVAVTVLAEAALAALDAQVAEVTDVSG from the coding sequence ATGAGCGAGGAGCGTGCGGTCGCCGCGGTCGAGGCCGCCGGGTTGGAGCATGTCGTGACCCGGCACGGTCGGGTCGGCAGCCTGGAGGAGGCGGCCCGGGCCCGAGGGGTCGAGCCGCGCGACATCGTCAAGACGCTGGTCGTGCGCCGCGGGGAGGGCGACCACCTCTTCGTGCTCGTGCCCGGCGACCGCGAGATCTCCTGGCCGCGGCTGCGCTCCCTGCTGGGCGTCAACCGGCTCTCGATGCCGGACGCGGAGACCGCGCGGGAGGCGACGGGCTACGAGCGCGGCACGATCACGCCGTTCGGCTCGACGACGGCCTGGCCGGTCGTCGCCGACGCCTCGCTGGTCGGCGACCCGCAGCGGCGCATCTCGCTCGGGGCGGGCGCCCACGGGGTCGCCGTGACGGTGCTGGCCGAGGCCGCGCTGGCGGCCCTCGACGCCCAGGTCGCCGAGGTGACCGACGTCAGCGGGTGA